The Ciceribacter thiooxidans genome window below encodes:
- a CDS encoding DoxX family protein: MTFVASAVALHTRAVSIAEMIPHSFLALLARVSIAAVFWQSGQTKVDGWMVTDSAVYLFENEYRLPLIDPWLAAHLAAAAEHFFPLLLVVGFLSRLSALALLAMTAVIQIFVYPGAWPTHGTWAVCLLVIIIRGAGVVSLDHLLGRWWHGTAVPLAMAGNRPHAR, translated from the coding sequence ATGACATTCGTCGCATCTGCCGTCGCGCTCCATACGCGGGCGGTCTCGATCGCCGAGATGATCCCCCACTCGTTCCTTGCCCTCCTCGCCCGGGTCTCGATCGCTGCGGTCTTCTGGCAATCGGGTCAGACCAAGGTCGACGGCTGGATGGTCACCGACAGCGCCGTCTATCTCTTCGAGAACGAATACCGGCTGCCGCTGATCGACCCCTGGCTCGCCGCCCATCTCGCGGCGGCGGCGGAGCATTTCTTTCCTTTGCTGCTGGTGGTCGGCTTCTTGAGCCGGCTCTCGGCGCTCGCGCTCCTCGCGATGACGGCGGTCATCCAGATCTTCGTCTATCCGGGCGCCTGGCCGACGCACGGAACATGGGCGGTCTGCCTGCTGGTGATCATCATCCGCGGCGCGGGCGTCGTTTCGCTGGACCACTTGCTCGGGCGATGGTGGCACGGAACCGCCGTGCCGCTGGCGATGGCAGGCAATCGGCCTCACGCGCGCTGA